A genome region from Cryomorphaceae bacterium 1068 includes the following:
- a CDS encoding T9SS type A sorting domain-containing protein: MKHTIITAFFLLFIGTLHSFSQSWMTDSLKWKETRELNFGDTYTTSFVVWATESINDTIYRRIHLTQCSVAPVADLFTCHLRAEGNQVFVRVEGQEYLLYDFDLEIGDVYTPQICEMAGEIQVLDGSFANYEVTEVSTTIINGEERRVISFDTFGSGAYDLQWIEGVGSNKGLFHGTEVCAIDVISRLTCFERNTVDEYMNPEFDTCCVFALSDELSDMGSANGLVAYPNPISSSEALKWSEGFESGHLSVFTQEGKLIYSEEISKHSKLTPSDMGLSPGLYHINLEVEGELLHQKMVVY, from the coding sequence ATGAAACACACTATCATCACTGCCTTTTTTCTCCTTTTTATTGGCACGCTCCATTCCTTCTCCCAATCTTGGATGACGGATAGTTTGAAATGGAAAGAGACCCGAGAACTAAATTTCGGAGATACCTACACGACGAGTTTTGTGGTTTGGGCAACAGAGTCAATCAATGATACTATTTATCGACGTATCCATCTAACTCAGTGCTCTGTTGCACCAGTTGCAGACCTTTTCACATGTCACTTAAGAGCTGAAGGTAATCAGGTATTTGTGCGTGTTGAAGGCCAAGAGTATCTACTCTACGATTTTGATTTAGAAATTGGTGATGTTTATACCCCTCAGATCTGTGAAATGGCTGGTGAAATCCAAGTATTGGATGGAAGCTTCGCAAATTATGAAGTTACTGAAGTCTCAACCACGATAATCAACGGTGAGGAGCGAAGAGTAATTTCATTTGACACGTTTGGCTCAGGAGCGTATGATTTGCAGTGGATAGAAGGGGTCGGTTCGAATAAAGGCTTATTTCACGGTACGGAGGTCTGCGCCATTGATGTCATATCCAGGCTTACTTGCTTCGAGCGCAATACGGTAGATGAATACATGAACCCTGAATTTGACACCTGTTGCGTTTTTGCATTAAGCGATGAGCTAAGTGATATGGGTTCGGCAAATGGTCTGGTGGCATACCCAAACCCCATCTCCTCATCTGAGGCCCTGAAGTGGTCTGAAGGATTTGAAAGTGGCCATCTAAGTGTTTTTACCCAAGAAGGTAAATTGATATACAGTGAAGAAATCTCCAAGCATTCTAAATTAACTCCGAGTGATATGGGTTTATCCCCCGGACTTTACCACATAAATCTAGAAGTGGAAGGCGAGCTGCTTCATCAGAAAATGGTTGTCTATTGA
- a CDS encoding phosphoribosylpyrophosphate synthetase, translating to MNLSYDTLSQAVNGLTEMGYTKDFNLKPDCIHCLADDLILSPKDFEIDHVFRFEGMTNPDDSSIVYAISSIDGTIKGTMVDAYGAYADPLNSEMISKLQSRK from the coding sequence ATGAATTTATCATACGATACGCTCTCACAAGCAGTAAATGGTTTGACCGAAATGGGCTATACCAAAGACTTCAATCTAAAACCAGATTGCATTCATTGTTTAGCTGACGATTTGATTCTTTCCCCAAAGGATTTTGAAATCGATCACGTTTTTCGATTTGAGGGTATGACTAATCCGGACGACTCTTCTATTGTCTACGCCATATCATCAATTGACGGAACTATCAAAGGGACGATGGTAGATGCGTATGGCGCCTATGCCGATCCCTTAAATTCCGAAATGATTTCAAAACTTCAGTCCCGAAAGTGA
- a CDS encoding DUF1801 domain-containing protein yields the protein MKQLRELVLEAASEIDGLQKLEETLKWGEPSYLAKHGSTVRMDWKSKTPDQYAIYFKCTSKLVPTFREIYPSEFNYEGNRALVFSLDEKLPVEALKHCVKTALTYHKVKHLPLLGM from the coding sequence ATGAAACAGCTTCGGGAATTGGTGCTCGAAGCTGCCTCTGAAATCGACGGACTTCAAAAGCTGGAGGAAACCCTCAAATGGGGAGAGCCGAGTTACCTCGCCAAGCACGGGAGCACCGTTAGGATGGATTGGAAGTCAAAAACTCCCGATCAATACGCCATCTACTTTAAGTGTACGAGTAAGTTGGTGCCCACCTTTCGGGAAATCTATCCCTCTGAATTCAACTACGAGGGCAATCGTGCACTCGTCTTTTCGCTTGATGAGAAACTACCGGTAGAGGCTTTAAAGCATTGTGTCAAAACGGCCTTGACTTACCACAAAGTAAAGCACTTGCCGCTCTTGGGAATGTAG
- a CDS encoding DUF1801 domain-containing protein yields MNERRPIHSDFKSPLNLKSQDLIDLYVDLRNYILELAPDSNELLYHTHALTSLYTVSEKMSDGFVMLPIYTSHVNLGFNRGAILKDPQALLKGTGKLIRHIPVNEPSDYRNENVRDLILEALALAYEDLDKPSKSIGMTISKIKK; encoded by the coding sequence ATGAACGAACGAAGACCTATCCACTCCGACTTTAAGAGCCCACTCAATCTTAAAAGCCAGGACTTGATCGACCTCTACGTCGATCTGCGGAACTATATTTTAGAACTGGCCCCAGACAGCAATGAATTGTTGTATCATACTCATGCCTTGACTTCACTTTACACCGTTTCAGAAAAGATGTCTGATGGCTTTGTGATGTTACCGATTTACACGAGCCATGTCAATTTAGGCTTCAACAGAGGCGCCATTTTGAAAGATCCTCAAGCGTTATTGAAGGGCACGGGAAAACTAATCAGGCACATCCCTGTCAATGAACCGTCCGACTACAGAAATGAAAATGTAAGGGATTTGATACTGGAAGCACTTGCCCTTGCGTATGAAGATTTAGACAAACCTTCTAAGTCAATTGGTATGACCATTTCGAAGATTAAGAAATAG
- a CDS encoding carboxypeptidase-like regulatory domain-containing protein: protein MHEVDKVNLSNLRPCDQHWSDMKRVGEKRLCQKCEKHITDFRKLSSREIALAHAKSETAVCGLYSPDQLGNGSSRTAKRSLIPIASFASLLSLLSPSVIQGQSVEIKTPVEQTPEVSGNELKETEASTVPTTSQQDSIIISGKATYFSDQGDGEPIPFATIMVKGTEIGTTTDFDGNYALDISEVSDSLAEITLVFNYIGTTRQEMLVPNRAMTNVNFDAVTEDNMVAFSVAVVKAPLHKRVWRKMTSVFR, encoded by the coding sequence ATGCACGAAGTCGATAAAGTCAATCTTTCCAACCTCCGTCCATGCGATCAGCACTGGTCGGATATGAAGCGGGTGGGAGAGAAGCGACTTTGCCAGAAATGCGAGAAGCACATCACTGATTTTCGTAAACTGTCGAGTCGTGAAATAGCGCTTGCGCACGCCAAAAGCGAAACGGCAGTTTGCGGATTGTACAGTCCCGATCAATTGGGCAACGGCAGTTCGAGAACCGCCAAAAGGTCTTTGATACCCATTGCTTCCTTCGCGAGTTTGTTAAGCTTGCTTTCGCCAAGCGTCATTCAAGGTCAAAGCGTCGAGATCAAAACTCCCGTGGAACAGACTCCGGAAGTATCCGGTAATGAGTTAAAAGAAACGGAAGCTTCTACCGTACCAACTACCTCTCAACAAGATTCCATTATCATCAGCGGCAAAGCAACATACTTTAGTGACCAAGGTGACGGGGAGCCCATTCCGTTTGCAACCATAATGGTAAAGGGAACGGAAATAGGGACAACCACAGATTTTGACGGTAACTATGCACTTGACATTTCTGAGGTGTCTGATTCATTGGCTGAAATTACCTTGGTTTTTAATTACATCGGTACTACCAGACAGGAAATGTTGGTTCCAAATCGAGCGATGACCAATGTGAATTTTGATGCTGTCACTGAGGACAATATGGTTGCTTTCTCAGTAGCAGTAGTAAAGGCTCCCCTGCATAAGCGGGTATGGCGGAAAATGACTTCGGTCTTTCGATAA
- a CDS encoding T9SS type A sorting domain-containing protein → MRLLTLFIVLISAPLFSQCPEGDVLLTSQQEIIDFVTDYPDCSQIAGDLGISTTSENLDLSLLSNLEVVEGELRIGGLTEAIVQDIDSLPPGSLTGLENISSVGDLILSGSYFSLEPLTNISGEIGFMYFNGMQMIGPCPDFAEVSEIGSFAWDHCSFVTESPRFSGLQSIGPMEFYYNGAYWIQDSLRVIHIPTPVLNSEELYITISGLEYLESILGDGELTNLGRFTLQYSPNLVNLSAFENVTKVEQIHISANNAGAFNGFHNLEEAEKIHLEVNEYFEPQYIDELTVPIGMNSDELKITEYGLNIRLDQVGTFDFPANTPILSSLNIRADEVDVILGFTELDSIVGPLSLSGPGLSESLRIWIVQLQEMPAFTNLKYIKGALNFIYNWPDEFSLLTPTSFPLLNHIGGGLGYSSGQNSTTVSSLNHFPSLEYLGGIHISNVSGELDMSSLQQTEGLRHFKLTDAGSFEQELVFENTTELTELRIYNTDLTTVPQFPNVSSIGEFKIFQNSTIEVLSGLPSLTHIEELNVGLNPLLISIDLPQVDDIDELSFGGNPSLMACDTTPSLCRIILAANSLSLINNGEGCNDENAVVSACTVLGSEDAEFASFNAWIDFNGNLIVESKDLDISDIRLYDTSGRIVFERNNVHLKNRTSISLPHQTAGVYLFQVASAKGVSAKKLLIN, encoded by the coding sequence ATGAGACTTCTCACCTTATTCATTGTCCTGATTAGCGCCCCTCTCTTTTCCCAATGCCCCGAAGGAGATGTTCTACTCACATCTCAACAAGAAATAATAGATTTCGTAACGGACTATCCCGACTGTAGTCAGATTGCGGGAGATTTAGGAATAAGCACGACAAGTGAAAATCTGGATCTATCCCTTCTATCTAATTTGGAAGTTGTAGAGGGAGAATTGAGAATAGGAGGATTAACTGAGGCGATTGTCCAAGATATTGACTCATTACCTCCCGGGTCTTTAACAGGTTTAGAAAATATATCGAGTGTTGGTGACTTAATTCTCAGCGGTTCATATTTCAGTCTTGAGCCACTCACGAATATTTCGGGCGAGATCGGTTTTATGTATTTCAATGGGATGCAAATGATTGGGCCATGTCCCGATTTTGCTGAAGTATCCGAAATCGGATCATTTGCTTGGGATCACTGCTCTTTTGTCACTGAGTCACCTCGTTTTTCGGGCCTTCAGTCAATAGGCCCTATGGAATTTTATTATAATGGTGCTTATTGGATTCAAGATTCCCTCAGAGTTATACATATTCCGACTCCAGTTTTAAATAGTGAGGAACTTTACATCACAATATCTGGTCTTGAATATTTGGAATCCATTCTTGGTGACGGTGAATTAACGAACTTGGGCCGTTTTACATTGCAGTATAGTCCAAACTTGGTAAATCTATCGGCATTTGAGAATGTTACCAAAGTTGAGCAAATACACATCTCTGCCAACAATGCAGGCGCTTTTAACGGTTTTCACAATTTAGAAGAAGCCGAAAAAATTCACCTTGAAGTGAATGAGTATTTCGAACCCCAATACATAGATGAATTGACAGTGCCCATTGGAATGAATTCGGACGAATTGAAAATTACGGAGTACGGACTTAATATAAGGCTTGATCAGGTGGGAACTTTTGATTTTCCGGCAAACACTCCAATACTATCTTCTCTCAATATTCGTGCTGATGAGGTAGATGTTATTTTAGGTTTTACGGAACTTGACAGTATTGTTGGCCCTCTTTCGTTGTCTGGTCCGGGGCTTAGTGAAAGTCTGCGGATTTGGATTGTTCAGCTTCAAGAAATGCCTGCCTTCACCAACTTGAAATATATCAAGGGTGCATTGAATTTTATTTATAATTGGCCTGATGAGTTTTCATTACTAACTCCAACGAGCTTTCCGTTGCTTAACCATATTGGAGGAGGATTGGGATACAGTTCTGGTCAAAATTCAACTACAGTAAGCAGTTTGAATCACTTTCCTTCTCTAGAGTATCTGGGAGGAATTCATATTTCCAATGTCAGCGGAGAATTGGACATGTCTTCCTTACAGCAAACTGAGGGGTTGAGGCATTTTAAACTAACAGATGCAGGATCTTTTGAACAAGAATTAGTATTTGAAAATACGACTGAGTTAACCGAATTGAGAATCTACAATACGGATTTGACGACAGTTCCACAATTCCCTAATGTTAGTTCTATTGGAGAATTCAAAATATTTCAGAACTCTACTATCGAGGTGTTAAGCGGGCTACCAAGCTTAACACATATTGAAGAACTGAATGTGGGACTCAATCCTCTTCTGATTTCGATTGACCTTCCTCAAGTCGACGATATTGATGAATTGTCTTTTGGTGGTAACCCGTCTTTGATGGCATGTGATACTACACCTTCGCTTTGTAGGATCATTCTAGCAGCAAATAGCTTGTCTCTAATTAATAATGGGGAAGGCTGTAACGATGAGAATGCGGTGGTTTCTGCTTGCACTGTTTTAGGATCAGAGGATGCAGAATTTGCTTCATTCAATGCTTGGATCGATTTTAATGGAAATCTCATTGTCGAATCAAAGGATTTGGATATTTCTGACATACGGCTTTACGATACATCAGGCAGAATTGTATTTGAACGAAATAATGTCCACTTAAAGAATAGAACCAGCATCAGCTTACCCCACCAAACCGCAGGAGTATACCTGTTTCAAGTTGCTTCTGCGAAGGGAGTTAGTGCAAAGAAACTTCTGATCAATTAA
- a CDS encoding GNAT family N-acetyltransferase, which translates to MKPNSGISISNNTDTHQFETLVDGHKGELVYRLRGDKIYLMHTWVPEEIGGKGVAAALALHALKYADSEGLETVIYCPYVRLFVARHPDWKEM; encoded by the coding sequence ATGAAACCCAACTCCGGTATTTCGATTTCGAACAACACGGATACTCACCAATTCGAAACTTTGGTAGACGGACACAAAGGAGAGTTGGTCTATCGTCTTCGCGGTGATAAGATTTACTTGATGCATACATGGGTTCCTGAGGAGATCGGCGGAAAAGGGGTAGCAGCAGCATTGGCTCTCCACGCTCTAAAATATGCTGATTCCGAAGGGTTGGAAACCGTTATCTACTGTCCTTATGTACGGTTGTTTGTTGCGAGGCATCCCGACTGGAAGGAGATGTGA
- a CDS encoding glutamate synthase-related protein, which produces MIELIQFQELKDREPHHALIKGLDLVVLKYDDNVSVLYGRCLHRGALMADGHVEGHNLICGLHGWDYRYDTGVSEYNDSEVLHKFKSEIKDGFVWVDEQEIDDYLVEHPQPFNRDEYLGQYADTHPENTEPYTGFIQQLAKNGLKNFGHHGPSEAMGVDRNTLPKWEDIQFLPAQLASRPLLDEDSVETSVVIGPRAKRPLKLEIPVFVSDMSFGSLSREAKISLSKGAEMAGTGICSGEGGMLPKEQESNSRYFYELASGKFGFSWDKVKKAQAFHFKGGQGAKTGTGGHLPGHKVTAEIAEVRGLKEGETAISPAAFPDLKTAEDFKRVAEEVREKTDGIPVGFKIAASHIEADIDFALAVGVDYIILDGRGGGTGSAPTILRNNINVPTIPALARARKHLDKVGATEVTLVITGGLRVAEDFAKAMMLGADAIAVSNSALQAIGCLGMRACSSNNCPVGIATQKESLRQRIIIDQSAKQLKNFFEASADLMKVIARSCGHDNVSKFNFNDLSTLNYGMHRLTGIAFAGIEH; this is translated from the coding sequence ATGATTGAATTGATCCAGTTTCAAGAGCTAAAAGACCGCGAACCGCACCATGCCCTGATAAAAGGGTTAGACCTGGTAGTACTTAAATACGATGACAACGTTTCCGTGTTGTATGGTAGGTGTCTTCACCGAGGGGCGCTAATGGCTGACGGACATGTTGAAGGCCACAACCTAATCTGCGGATTACACGGCTGGGATTACCGTTACGATACGGGTGTCTCGGAGTACAATGATAGCGAAGTGCTTCACAAGTTCAAATCAGAGATCAAGGATGGTTTCGTTTGGGTTGACGAGCAAGAAATTGATGATTACTTGGTTGAGCATCCTCAGCCCTTTAACCGCGATGAATACTTAGGTCAGTATGCGGATACCCACCCTGAGAATACTGAGCCATACACAGGTTTTATTCAACAGTTAGCCAAAAATGGGTTGAAGAATTTTGGGCATCATGGACCATCAGAGGCAATGGGAGTGGATCGCAATACACTTCCAAAATGGGAAGACATTCAATTCTTACCTGCTCAGTTAGCGAGTCGTCCGTTATTGGATGAAGACTCTGTCGAGACTTCTGTGGTAATCGGCCCAAGAGCCAAGAGGCCCCTGAAACTTGAAATTCCCGTATTTGTATCTGATATGAGTTTTGGCTCCTTATCTCGCGAAGCCAAGATTTCTCTTTCGAAAGGAGCAGAGATGGCAGGCACTGGGATTTGCAGTGGGGAAGGCGGTATGCTACCCAAAGAGCAAGAAAGTAACTCAAGGTACTTTTACGAATTGGCTTCGGGTAAATTTGGTTTCTCTTGGGATAAAGTCAAGAAGGCCCAAGCATTTCATTTCAAAGGAGGCCAAGGAGCCAAAACGGGAACAGGAGGCCATTTGCCAGGTCATAAAGTGACTGCTGAGATTGCTGAGGTGCGCGGATTGAAAGAGGGTGAAACGGCCATTTCGCCTGCGGCTTTTCCCGATTTGAAAACGGCAGAAGATTTTAAACGAGTGGCAGAAGAAGTGCGTGAAAAGACGGATGGAATTCCCGTAGGTTTTAAGATCGCCGCCAGTCATATTGAGGCCGACATCGATTTTGCCCTTGCAGTGGGAGTAGACTACATTATTCTTGATGGCCGAGGCGGTGGAACAGGTTCCGCACCGACTATTCTCAGAAATAATATCAACGTACCGACTATACCCGCTTTGGCAAGAGCCAGAAAGCATCTGGACAAAGTTGGTGCAACAGAGGTAACCCTTGTGATAACCGGAGGGCTTCGCGTGGCCGAAGATTTTGCCAAAGCCATGATGCTCGGCGCAGATGCCATAGCCGTTTCCAATTCAGCTCTTCAAGCTATCGGATGCTTGGGTATGCGGGCTTGTAGTTCCAACAATTGCCCTGTGGGAATTGCCACCCAGAAAGAGAGTTTGAGGCAGCGAATCATCATCGATCAATCCGCCAAACAATTGAAGAATTTCTTCGAAGCCAGCGCCGATTTGATGAAAGTGATTGCCCGCTCTTGTGGTCACGACAATGTCTCAAAATTCAACTTCAATGATCTTTCTACCTTAAACTACGGTATGCACCGCCTAACGGGAATTGCCTTCGCAGGCATAGAACATTAG
- a CDS encoding dihydroorotase: protein MSKTIIRNAHIVNEGKVIKADVLIEGELIAKVGEVGEVEDAKEIDVTGKVLFPGVIDGQVHFRDPGLTHKADLYTESKAAIAGGTTSFIDMPNTVPNVLNMELLEEKYEIAKGKSLANYGFWLGVNADNLDEVLATDVSELLAVSDDGLYFTKKGNLLADSPEIMEKLFANCPAIITIHSEREEIIEKNEEKYRAEYGDDVPVKFHPIIRSVEACYSSTVRALDIAKKHNTRLHILHLSTAKETDLFRNDIPLEEKRITTEVCVHHLWFSDEDYERLGKKIKWNPAIKSKENREGLLEALIDGRIDLITTDHAPHAWEEKDKPYFQSMSGAPLVQHALVAMLEFVKQGKVTLELLAEKMCHNPAILYSIKKRGFIREGYYADLTLVDMNRPWTVSKENILYKCGWSPLEGTTFHSQVTNTWVNGHMVYDEGSFDESHRGMRLEKNRDS from the coding sequence ATGTCAAAGACCATCATCCGCAACGCCCATATTGTAAACGAAGGAAAAGTAATCAAGGCCGACGTCCTTATCGAAGGTGAATTGATCGCCAAAGTAGGTGAGGTAGGTGAGGTGGAAGACGCCAAAGAGATTGATGTTACAGGTAAGGTACTCTTTCCGGGAGTGATCGACGGGCAGGTGCATTTTCGCGATCCCGGACTTACGCATAAGGCCGATCTCTATACCGAAAGTAAAGCGGCAATAGCAGGTGGAACCACTTCGTTTATTGATATGCCCAATACCGTTCCCAACGTGCTCAACATGGAGCTGCTCGAAGAGAAATACGAGATTGCCAAAGGAAAGTCATTGGCCAATTACGGCTTCTGGCTCGGCGTCAATGCCGATAACCTCGATGAGGTGCTGGCAACTGATGTTTCGGAATTACTGGCTGTTTCGGACGATGGACTGTACTTTACCAAAAAGGGCAACCTGCTAGCCGATAGCCCCGAGATTATGGAGAAGCTTTTCGCCAACTGTCCGGCTATCATCACGATCCATTCAGAGCGAGAAGAGATCATCGAAAAGAACGAAGAGAAATACCGCGCGGAATACGGTGACGATGTGCCGGTGAAGTTTCACCCGATCATTCGGAGTGTGGAAGCTTGCTATTCCAGTACGGTGCGCGCATTGGACATTGCCAAAAAGCACAATACCCGCCTCCACATTCTTCACTTGAGCACCGCCAAAGAGACAGATCTTTTTCGCAACGATATTCCCTTAGAGGAAAAGCGTATTACCACAGAAGTATGTGTGCACCACCTCTGGTTTTCTGATGAAGACTATGAAAGATTGGGCAAGAAGATCAAGTGGAACCCTGCGATCAAGTCCAAGGAAAATCGAGAAGGATTGCTCGAAGCCTTGATAGACGGAAGGATAGATCTTATCACAACCGATCATGCCCCACATGCATGGGAGGAAAAGGATAAGCCATATTTCCAATCCATGTCTGGAGCTCCGTTGGTCCAGCACGCTTTGGTCGCGATGCTCGAGTTTGTGAAGCAAGGAAAAGTCACATTGGAGCTTTTGGCCGAGAAGATGTGCCACAATCCCGCGATTCTATACAGCATTAAAAAACGCGGTTTCATTCGAGAGGGCTACTACGCCGACCTTACCCTGGTAGACATGAATCGACCGTGGACGGTGAGCAAAGAGAACATTCTCTACAAATGCGGTTGGTCTCCTTTGGAAGGAACCACCTTTCACTCACAAGTTACCAATACTTGGGTGAACGGTCATATGGTGTACGATGAAGGATCTTTTGACGAAAGTCACAGAGGTATGAGGTTGGAAAAAAATAGGGATAGTTAA